The Pseudochaenichthys georgianus unplaced genomic scaffold, fPseGeo1.2 scaffold_707_arrow_ctg1, whole genome shotgun sequence genome contains the following window.
catttgtggatggtgttttacatttataaatcacatatttacacacaaatgatTTGACATATCTAAGCCCATAGTTATTTATAATTTGTTAGCATGATTTTAATAAGCATTTAACATTTTCAATTCATTTCAGAGAAGCTCTTATGGCACGGTGGttttagttaacgttagctaCCTTTGCTATTAGCTAACATTAAGATTAGCCTGCCAGGAGTTTTTGCCATATTGACCTTATAAACAGTAAAGTTACCTGCCAACATTTAATTTCGTGTAAGTACGGCTGACAATGCAAATACTCAGTGAAGCTGAATAACTTACCAAGACGTACTTCCAGAGAAACGTCTTCCACAGATTCCAGTCAGCAGCTCTGCCTGTAGTGCTCTACTGCCATGTGCGCTGCTGCTCCCTTGGCTTCAAGCCATGAACTTGAAGTTACAAGTACAGTTTGGTCGAATCGAGTAAAATCATAAGGTTAGTTAGAAATAAGTAAAGTTACGAAGTTGGTTTAAGAAGGCTacccttcttcttctctggagtCAACAACCCCCCCTTGTCTTTCAGGGTTTAATGAAGGATAGTTTAACTGTGAAGGAGCTGTGATCAATGTGTGGACCAAATGACTAAAAGCATATTCAGAGACACAGAACAAGCTTTTGGACAAGTTTCCTTTTTTATTAGGAAATGAAACAAAACATGTCAGATACTTTTTTCTATTCGGGGGAAAACTTGCAATGGTTCAATTGAAAATACAAAAGTACaaaaaaaagtatgtatttATCACAAAAAGAGTACACAATGGTATATGCAACActcaaatatgttttaaaaacaaaaaagtaaCTTAAAGATATCACCAATAAACTTCCCCAGTTCATTACTGACTCTACAACTTTTTTaagttttacatttgattaatCAAACAAGGCTTATTTTTGAACTAACTTGCAAACATGGCCAGCTCAgaaaattaaaaacatttgttgAAACCAGAGTTCAgtttgctccgctaataattAATCGTATtcatggattccagagaagaggaaactttaaaggcctttttctcaaaacgaTGAcaatcattatataatgtgacatatttcgcttaacatttggagtacaaaaacaatcctgatatcattagaaagctaggaatctcctctttccaacagtgtatacaaccaaggtcttcgggtcaatgcggaGCAGCACATTTGTTCTCACTCGTCATATTTATACTGTTTCTCTCCAGTGTGAGTGCATTCATGTCTCCTAACGTGACCTGATGATGTGAACAATTCCCCACACGTTTCACACCAATAGGGTTTCTCTCTAGTGTGAATGCGTTCATGTCTCCTAAGGGTACTTGATGATTTGAACAATTTCCCACATgtttcacaccagtacggtttctCTTCAGTGTGACTGACACGGTGAGATATTAGGCTACTTATCCCAGAAAAAAGCTTCTCACATTGGTCACAGCTaaatggtttctctccagtgtgaGTACATTCATGTTTTCTTAAGTTACTCAATGATCTGAACAATTTCCCACACGTTTCACACGAGTAGGGTTTCTCTCCAGTGTGGATGCGCTGGTGGGCTTGAAGAGCATATTTAACGGCAAATGTGTTCCCACATtggtcacagctgtacggtttctcTCCAGTATGGATGCGTTGGTGGACTTTTAACTGACTACCAGTAGAAGACGTTTTCCCACACAggtcacagctgtacggtttctcTCCAGTATGAACTCTGTGATGAATCTTTAATTGTCCAGAGGCTTTGAAGGATTTGTCACACAGGTCACAGCTGTGCAGTTTGAGTCCCTCTGTTCCTCTCTGGTTCTAAAGCAACAGacatacagagagagagacattcaTTAAGCACATTTTTTGACAATCTTTTGCATCATGTCTTCTtgaacaaaaacaaaagtaaTTGAGCTGTCATTTTCAACTAATCGTTCTCGACAAATGTTATTAAACTGTTAAAGAATCACTCAAATGCAGCAGTAAaggtaaaaaactattttaaacatACTGAAAGAACCAGCATCAAAAGCCCTAATTCTGCATAACATCGTATTAttatatccatccatcttctcccgcttatccgtggtcgggtcgcgggggtagcagttccagcagagagccccaaacttttttttccctggcgacatcaaccagctctgactgggggatcccaaggcgctcccaggccagcgaagatatataatccctccacctggtcctaggtctgccccttggtctcttcccagctggacgtgcctggaacacctccctaaggaggcgcccaggtggcatcctaactaggtgcccaaaccacctcaactggctcctttcgacgccaaggaggagcggctcaactccgagtccctccctgatgaccgaacctctcaccttatccctaagggagacaccagccaccctgcggagaaaacccatctcggccgcttgtatccgtattattatatataatagtAAAAATGAATGGGGACAGGAGGGTGGCCCTGATGGCGGGGGGACAGGAGGTTGGCCTGGATTGGGGGGGACAGGAGGTTGGTCCTGATGGGGGGGGACAGGAGGTTGGTCCTGATCGGGGGTGACAGGAGGTTGGTCCTGATGGGGCCGGCAGGAGGTTGGTCCTGATGGGGGGGGCGGCAGGAGGTTGGtcctgatggggggggggggggggggggggggggagctcaaTGAGGACGGGGTGATGGGGTCACGGATTTGGGTCGGGTGAGTAGACGGGCGGCGGAGTTCTTGATGTATTGGTTGAAGGAGAGGGTTTGGTCGAATATGATGCCTAGGTTCCAGATGTGAGGATAGGTTAGAACTGGGAAACCGTCTATGTTGAGGGTGAAGTTTTGGATCGATGTGTTGAGCTTTTTAGGTCCAATGATGATTATTTCAGATGTATCGCAGTGGAGAAGGActtggtggagaggaggagctGGGTGTCATCGGCAAAAGCAGTGGAATTGAAGTCCATGACGGCGGATTAAGTGACCAAGGGGAAGCAggtagaggatgaagaggagggggcaggGAACTGAACCTTGGGGGATTTTCAGTTATGGATGCAGATGAACTGGTGTCTGTCAGATAGGTATGATGTGAACCAAGAGAGGGCAGTGATGTTGAAGGTGGTTTCAAGACGGGTGAGGAGGTTGGAGTGATTGATGgtgtcgaggaggatgaggatgttgaggTTACCGGCGTCGGAGGAGAGGAGAAGGTCCTTGGTGGTTTTGGTGCTGTGGTTTGAGCGGAATCTGGCAGGTGGCTTGAGGGGGAGCAGGTGGCTTGAGGGGGAGCAGGTGTGGTGGTGGTTAAGCTGCTGTAGATGTTGTCTATTTTGCTTCGGCAAAATGTGAGAAAAGAGTTGCATATGTCAACTGTGAATGACTGAGAGGTGTTGTCCAGGGGGCTGAGCAGTTTGATTATTGTGGAGAAGAGCGTTTGTGGATTAACTGAGAGTAGGTGGAGCGGGCAGGGGAGAGGGCAGCTTTGTATTGCTGTAGGTTTGAGAATCGTGAGACCTGGGCTGCAGTggaataatccaaaaatcagctcctatcgtctattccttgacctctgagtgaaacgtcacggggttaagggatagtggataggagaattcaaaaggacttaggagaagagactgcagtactttagagaatccgactgcactttcactatccgacgtgtttatgatgcgccagcggacgtcctgaatgtgcgtctcctgctgtggggaaaccatgtaaactacagttttctatacagcggactacaaacatggatgttcaataagaacgagagactactg
Protein-coding sequences here:
- the LOC117443950 gene encoding zinc finger protein 239-like, which codes for MEDQRRARGSQNQRGTEGLKLHSCDLCDKSFKASGQLKIHHRVHTGEKPYSCDLCGKTSSTGSQLKVHQRIHTGEKPYSCDQCGNTFAVKYALQAHQRIHTGEKPYSCETCGKLFRSLSNLRKHECTHTGEKPFSCDQCEKLFSGISSLISHRVSHTEEKPYWCETCGKLFKSSSTLRRHERIHTREKPYWCETCGELFTSSGHVRRHECTHTGEKQYKYDE